GCTCGCCCCTGTGTTCCATCCTGCGATGAAGGCGGTTATCGGGCCGCGCAGAGAGCTCGGCATTCGAACGATCTTCAACGTTCTCGGTCCGTTGACGAATCCCGCTGGAGCGAGCGCACAGGTTGTCGGTGTATACAACCGCGAGCTCGTTGGCATCATCGCACGCGCGCTCGCCCGAATGGATATTGAACGAGCACTCGTTGTCCACGGCTCGGGTCTCGATGAGATCGCCATTCATGGCCCCACACGAGTTGCTGAGATCACTGATGATGCAATCGAGGAGTACACCATCACGCCAGAAGATCTCGATCTCAAACAAGCCTCGATCGAGGCGGTTGCGGGTGGAACACCCAGTGAGAACGCTGAGGCACTCAGTGGGATCGTGTCTGGTGAACTGACGGGGCCAAAGCGCGACATCGTGCTTGCGAACGCTGGAGCTGCTATCTACGTCGCTGGCGAGGCGGACAGCATCGAATCGGGTGCCGAACGTGCCCGTGAGACGATCGAATCAGGTGCCGCTCGTGCGACACTCGACGAACTCCAATCCATCGCGGTTGCCAAATAGCTCATATAAACACGTTGAACGACATTACCAATACATGAACAATCTACGTCGTACGGGACAAAAGCAGACGGATCAAACGAGCCAAACGCGAATCAAGATTTGTGGTATCACGACGCAGAATGACCGCGATATTGCTGTCGCTGCTGGCGCGGATGCCGTCGGGTTCATCAGCGGTGTCACAGTCGAAACACCGCGGGAGGTCACGCCGGAGACGGCGGCCACTCTTGTTGCGACGACTCCTCCATTCGTTAGCACAGTCCTTGTAACCATGCCCGAACGGGTACACGATGTCGTCGAACGCATCGAACACGTGCGTCCGGATATCGTTCAGGTCCATGGACTGTCTCCTGATGCCGTGGAATGTCTCTCGTCCATGACGACTACCGCCGTGATCCCCGCTGTGACGGCAGCCGACACGGCGTGCTATGAACAGGTTGCAGACGCACTGCTTGTCGACTCATTGGACGAAAATGGTGCAGGAGGAACCGGATCGACACACGATTGGGAACGCACGCGCGACAAAATCGAGAAGATCGACACTCCCGTCGTGCTTGCTGGTGGTCTCACCCCCGAAAACGTCTCACGTGCGATTGAAATCGTCGATCCATACGGCGTGGATGTTGCAAGTGGTGTCGAACAGCGCGGTGGAAAGAAAGACGCCGACGCTGTTCGATCGTTCGTCGAACAGGCCCGGAGGGCAGTATGAACGGACACCGTGAGTCGAACGGAAAGAGAAACGAGATCGGGCACGCGACTGCAACTACGAGTGCAAGCACGACTATGGATCTCTCTCGGAGCGAGTTCGTCTCTCTCTCCGAGGACGATCGACCCGCTGTGATTCGAACGACGGCAGCGCTGGACAGCGACGTTGAGCCACTTGCAGCGTATGCTGCGCTAACCGAACACGATGACGCGTACGGATTTTTACTCGAAAGCGGTGAGAAGGTTGCCTCAAGCGACCCAGATGGAGCATTCACGTCTGCGACAGAGAACACCGACAGACACGCTCGCTACTCGTTCGTTGGGTACGATCCTGCTGCCGTTATCACTGTGATCGGTGATGAAGTGGATATCGAACTTCTCGACGATCGATACGAGGGGATCCTCAACACGACTGTTGAGGGTGACGTTCTCGAAACGCTCAGCTCTGTGCTTCCAGACGCTACCCTTCAGGGATTTCCCGATCGATCCCGGCGACAGCTCGATGGTGGGCTCGTCGGTGTGCTCGGCTACGACGCTGTATACGATCTCTTTCTCGAAGAGCGGGGATACGACCGTCCCGATACTCGCGTGCCCGACGCACAGTTCGTTCTGAGCGATACGACGCTCGTTTTCGATCACGTCGAGGACACCCTCGAACTCGTGTTCACGCCAGTTATCCGTCCTGATGAAGATGCGCGAGCAGTGTATGCCGATCTCGTTTCGGAGACAGAGCGCGTGCGTGCACTGCTGGCTGAGCATGGTGAGATCGAGACGGGTGGTTTCTCGAAGGAGGGTTCGGTCGCGGGGGACAAAGCGGAGTACGAAACCGCGGTTCGGCGGGCCAAAGAGCACGTTCTCGACGGAGACATCTATCAAGGTGTTATCTCCCGCACACGAGAGCTGTACGGAGAGATCGATCCACTTGGACTGTACAGTGCGCTTCGAGAGATCAACCCATCGCCGTACATGTATGTTCTCGGCTACGATGACCTGACGATCGTCGGTGCCAGTCCGGAGACGCTCGTCTCAGTACAGAACGATGAGGTGATGATGTATCCACTTGCGGGGACGTGTAACCGGGGAAGTAGTCCTGTTGAGGATCGTCGGCTGGCGGGCGAAATGCTCGCTGATGAAAAGGAATGTGCAGAACACACGATGCTCGTCGATCTTGCGCGTAACGATGTCCGCCGCGTGAGTGAACCAGGAAGCGTTACCGTCGAGGAGTTCATGAACGTGTTCAAATATAGTCACGTTCAGCATATCGAGAGCACAGTCACGGGGATGCTCGCATCCGATTGCAACGCGTTTGATGCAACTCGGGCTGCATTCCCGGCGGGAACGCTGACTGGCGCGCCGAAGATACGAGCGATGGAAATCATCGCATCACTCGAAACCAGTCCACGCGGTGTCTACGGTGGTGGCGTGGGATACTACTCGTGGACCGGTGATGCAGACGTAGCGATCGTCATTCGAACTGCGACAATCGAGCATGGCGTGTGCGATGTCGCGGCTGGTTTCGATGACCGTGATCGGGTTACAGTTCAGGCGGGAGCTGGTATCGTCGCCGATAGCGACCCCACTGCGGAGTACGAGGAAACAGAACAGAAAATGAATGGGGTGTTAGCCGCGCTATCGGAAATCGAGACCAACGAACCGGAGAATGTGAACCCACCAGAGGCAGGACGATGACTGAGACACGTGTCTGTTTTATTGACAACTTCGATTCGTTCACGTACAATCTTGTTGAGTACGTCAGCCAGCACGCTGATACCGAGGTGCTGCGCAACACTGCCTCGCTCGATGACGTGCGCACAGTCGATCCAGATGCGATCGTCATCAGTCCGGGACCTGGTCACCCGAAAAACGACCGGGATATCGGCATCACGCTGGATGTGCTCACAGAGCTAAGTACTACAGTACCAACACTCGGGATCTGCCTTGGATTAGAGGCAGCCGTCTACGCGTACGGTGGAGCGATTGAGCACGCGCCAAAACCAGTCCACGGCAAAGCATTCCCGATCGAACACGACAGCAGTGGTGTATTCGATGGACTTGAGAATCCGCTTCGGGGTGGTCGATATCATTCGCTCGTTGCAACTGACATCCCAGCGTGTTTCGAAATCTCAGCGACTACCCAATCCGACGGGGTCGATCTCGTTATGGCAGTTCGCCACCGCGAATATCCGATTAAGTGTGTACAATTTCATCCCGAAAGCGTGCTCACCAGCTCGGGTCATGCCCTCGTTCGGAACTTCCTTCAAACTGTGTAAAGTAGAGATTTCGTCTCGATAGATCTACGCATTGTTCATCCGGAGGGTCGTCTCTGTACCGCAAATTTGGCACTTACTCACGCGGTAGGGCTCACGCGAGAACTGTGCGTTTTCGGTCTTATTGCTTTCAGTGAGAATCTGGAGTGAAACACTGTGTGACGTTTCTCTGTCGCACGTCGGGCACTCCTCGTAGATAGCATTCTGCTTCGATTGGTGCTTCGTTGCTCCCATCAACTCCTCCTACCACATACCGGGGTATAAAAACCTATCTCTGTTGGGGGTCGTTTACGTCGATTATCGCCGTACGGAAGCCGGTTTTAGCAGAGACTGTTTTAGATTGGACGAGAGAGTTTACAAACGTTTTTCCAACGGTTTACGGTGAAATCACATGCATAGGGCCACTATATTTAAGTATCATCAACCAACCGTCGTGCCAGAAATAACGTGGTACGCTACGCTTAACGGTTCGCGGCACTCAGAAAGCGCATGGACCAGGTGTTCGCCCCGTGGCGTATTGAGTGGGTCGAGCGTGGAGATGCGAACGATGACTCTGACGGGTGTGTGTTCTGTTCGTTGCCAGAACAAGCGAACGATCGAGAGAACTGGATCGTTGCTCGGAGTGAACACGCGTACGTCCTGCTCAACAATTATCCATACAATCCAGGACACGCAATGGTTATTCCATACAGCCACACTGGTGAGTACGGTGATCTCTCTGATCAGGTGCTGCTTGACCATGCACGATTGAAACAGCGGACGTTTGAGGCGCTCGATCGTGCGCTCGACCCGAACGGCTTTAACGCAGGCTTGAATCTTGGACGGGCCGCTGGTGGCTCGATCGGGGATCATCTTCACACGCACGTCGTCCCCCGTTGGGACGGAGATACGAACTTTATGCCAGTCATCGGTGACACGAAGGTCATCGTTGACGCCATCGAGAACACCTACGATCGACTTCACGAGGCGTTTTCAGCACAGGAGAGAACATACATAGCAGACTCGGGTGCAGTGAAAGTCGAAGCACAAAATGAGTGAACGAAGCGACTTTCGCTTCGAATCACGTTCAAAGTGATATGGATCGGGACACCGCCCTTCGGCATGTCGGACTCCTTGTGTTGGGGATCAATGCCGTCCTCGCACTGGCAAAGGGTGGTGTTTATGTAACAACTGGGAGTATTGCTGTCGGTTCAGAGGCAGTGAACAGTCTCGCTGATGCCGTCTATAGCCTCGTCGTCGTCGCTGGTCTCTATGTGACGACCCAGCCGCCCGATACGACCCATCCCCACGGCCACGAGCGCATTGAACCGTTCGTCGCACTGTTTGTCGCGCTCGGAATCTTTGCCGCTGGCATTACTGTCCTCTGGAACGCTGTCCAGTCTATTTTGACTGGAACCGTCGCTGTTGCCGGTCTTCCAGCTATCGGTGTTCTCGCTGGAGCCGCACTTGTGAAATACCTGCTCTATCGGTACTGTCTTCAGATGAGTGAGACGTATCACTCGCCCGCCATCAAGGCAGCCGCACTCGACAACCGCATTGATGTTTTTACGGCTGGCGCAGCACTCGTCGGTGTCGTCGGTGCTGATCTGGGGGTATTAGTCCTCGATCCGATCGCCGGTGCCATCGTCTCCGTGGGCATACTGTACACTGGTGTAGAGATCGTCATCGACAACTTCGGTTATCTCGTCGGTGTGGCACCTCCGGACGGTCTCCGAGAGGAGATCCTCGACCGAGCGCTCGCTCACCCCGAAGTCAACGGCGTTCACGACGTCGTCCCTCATTACGTCGGTCCTGAGGTTGATGTGAGTCTCCACCTCGAAATCGAAGGCAACCGGACGCTGATCGAAGCCCACGATATTGAAACGACAGTCGTCGAATCGATTCGAAATATCCCCGAGATCGATGATGTATTTGTTCATCTCGATCCAAAAGAACTCGGGGAATGGAAGGAAAATGAAAGCGGACGAATCGGGGCCGAAGAAAACGATGACAATGAATGATGACGCTCAGATCTGGTGTTGGTCGTAATATGAAAGCACCTACTGCTAGACGGCAGTAATCGGCTACGTCTATCGTTGGTGAGAAACCGTCTCGTTTCGTCCGTCACTATACCTTGACGGTCAACTGCTCTACTGTCACGTACTCAGCTTTTCTTACTGAGCTCACATCTTGTCGTCGATCACCGTAACATCACACCGAATGTCCGCCATAATCCCACATTGTGGACAGCGCCGAACTCCGCTATTGACGTTTGTCATGATCATGTTACAGTCCCGACACAGGACGTTCGTGTAGGCGACAACCGGGCCGTCGGTGCTTGCAATGTCATCCTCTGTCATCGGTCCCGTATTGGTCAATCAACTCCCGGTAGTGTGTCCTGATTGTCATTCGGGTAATATCTGCCACATTGCTGATCTCGTGTTGCGTGAGTTGCTCGCCGGTTAGACAGGCGCTGGCGTACAGCGCAGCGGCGGCCAGTCCTGCGGGGTGTTTGCCACTCGTGTAGGTTGTTCCCGACACCGTTTCGAGAATATCGTGCGCTTCTCTGTGAACGTCCTCGGAGCAATCGAGCTCGGATGCAAATCGAGGGAGGTAGGCAGTTGGATCGGATGGCTCAATCGCTAGTCCAAGCTCGGTGGAAATGACACGATACGCTCGTGCAATCCGCTGTCGTTCGACGCGCGCGACCGTCGTGACTTCATCGAGTGTACGTGGAATACCCTCCCGACGGGCAGCCGCATACACCGCGCTCGTGGCAATCCCTTCGATCGATCGCCCGATGAGGAGGTTCTCGGCAAGCGCGCGTCGATAGATAACGCTCGCAGTTTCACGAACGGGTTTGGGCAATCCAAGCGCACTCGACATCCGATTAATCTCTCCGAAGGCTTGCCTGAGATTCCGCTCTTTCGAATCACGAGTGCGGTACCGTTCGTCCCATGTCCGGAGACGCCGCATCTGTTGGCGCTTGCGCGAGCTGAGTCGTCGACCGTGTGCATCTCGGTCTTCTTGACTGATAACGGTCGATAGCCCCCTGTCGTGAAGCGACGCTGTCGTTGGCCGCCCGACTCGAGAACAGTCCTCACGTTCGCTTGCAGTGTATGCGGTCCATTCTGGACCGTGATCGACGGTTCCTTCAGTGACGATTGTGCCGCATTCGGTGCAGACTGTTTCTCCGCGCTTTGGATCCGCTTCAACGTTCGAGTCACAGTGTGGACACGTTTGTTGACTTGGTAGTGATAGTTCCATAATGTATTACGAACAGCGTGTTGGTCGTTTACCCATCATCGATCGGAAAACGGCGTTTGTGAGTCATCAGACTCGATACTGAACTCACGACGCCGCAGTTCGCGCTTGAGCGTGAATGGATCAATACTCGTCCGCTTCCATCTCTGATCGGGATTTTGACGGTCGGCGTGACTGTCGCTGTAGAGCACGGTAAACTCGTGAACGACTCCTTCTGGTGCTTTCACGTATGCGTCGAACTCGGGGTCATCGAAGGATACGACCACGCGCTCCTCACGAAGCAGTCGGATCACATCCTTGTCACTCTCTGCTTCTTTTCGGAGCGCAAACACCCCACTCTGTGACTTTGCGTGATCATTCATCTGTCTCTCCCTCAGTAGCAGTGAGCCGCCACTGCTGTTCAATGCAGAAACTATTCGTATCTGTAGTCCGTTTTTGTGAACGCATCGGTATTATCTCGTTTCGACTCAGTTAGTCGTGGGCCGCTAATGTAGTGCTGATCGCTCCACCCTTTCGCCGGCGGTCGACGATTGCGAGGAGAGCGAATCGACACGATGCATCTGGTTCACACGACTGGAAACAAACACGACATAGCCCTCCTTTAATGTCACAATAGGGCGCATACAGCTGTCGTGCAGTAGTCCTCTCATGGTCGTGTGTTCTTGCTTGCCGGACGATGCTGGACACATCGTCTCGGCAGTTTCCTGACAACTGGTGTACATCACGAACTTTTCGTTTGGTAACCAGTTGTACGCTCGTTAGCTTCGCACGGTCTCCAGAAACAAGCCACATATACTTATATGTTTGAGATAATTCACTTCATCTTAATTCGATTTAGTATTGCTCATGGTATCTAATCCAAAATATTTTGGTAGGTGAGATAATTGAGTGTGACTATGGAATATCAACCAGAGATTAAGCTACAAGAGAAACTTTCAGAACTATTGATGGAAAGTGACTCAAGTGGTGCTGAAGTCGCCCGTGAGATCGGGGTTTCTCCCGCCTCGATTAGCCAGTACCGAAAAGGTGAAACACAACCCAGCTTGGACAAGCTCGTTGCTCTTGCACGAGCACTCGATGTAAGTCTCGATTATTTAGTCCTCGGCGAGAGCGAAGAGGCAGAAGAAGTTAGTGTTGGTCCAATCGCAGAACGAATGGATGATTCGCTCCAAGAAATGCAGATTCGAACTGCTGAACGGACGGCACTAGTTGCTCACGTTGGGCGACAGCTGTCACAGATGTTGGATGAAGAGATTGAGAAATTCTTATCTGAAGATTCCGGACGACATCTGTATGCAGGAATAATCACAGATACTGAAACTGGATCATTAGAAAAGCATAGTGAGACGACAAGGTTAATCTTACGAGATTTCAGCTATAATATGTCTCCCACAGAAATTCCAGGAAGCTTTTTCGCGACTGTCGCTAACAATCTGAGTCGTGGAAGGAAATACCAGTATCTCCTTGCACAAAATGCTAACACTGACTGGTCTAGCATTGTCAATGATTTCAGGACACTCTTAATAGAACAAACCAAGAGCGAAACCGCTGTTCGTAACAATTGTAGTTTCAAAATAACGACTGCTCCTCTATTGTCTGGCTATGCACTGTATCATCTATCAGAGGATAAGCTCGAAAAGGATGATCCGATACTATATAATTACGTTCATGAAAATAACTGCGTGGATGATGATGGTTGGTTTGGTTATTTGATCCCGCCATCGCTCGGTGGACGGGGAGAGCCAGTTATGGACAAAGAACATCTTGCTAATGCAATCGGGATATTTGAATCTCTCTGGCCTGAAGCAGAACCGGTCTAAGCCAGAGTCGCTTTCTTATTCGATTCAACGACAACGTCGAGGAACTCCATCTCAGCATCTGGACAAGTTTTCGAGATCAAGTCATAGGCTCGACGACAAGCTGCTCGATTATAATCTTCAGAAGTTTTTCGATTGCCACGTGCCACTAGCAATACTTCATTCGTCAAATCAGTGACTCTAAACTTTTCGGCATCTCTCGTTACTTCACCGAATAACGCGAGCATATGATCGTCGGTGCCGTATACGAGATCGCCAGATTGGGCCACAATGTACTCATCGTGGAAAATTGGGAGGAAACGCTCTCCACCACTCGCTCGCTGGATGATTACATCTCCACCCAGGGTTGCAGCATCATGCATCCCAAGGCTTACACCAAACTCAGCACTCGCAATATTGTATGCGTCGACGACGTTGTTGCGCCTCTTGAGTCCTTTCTTCTCGACGATTTTCACGAGTTGTTCTCCGGAGGGAGTTTGATCGGGGTAACCGATCTTCGAGAAAAACTCATGAAATTGTTTCACCTCTGGCTTATCAAGTATTGCATCGAGGTTGTCGTTTACTATCTTTTCAACTTTATTGATATCTCCGTCTAATTCGGGTGCCCCTATTTGGACATCAAGCCCTCGTATACGGCAGCCAACCGGACTTACGATACCCAAGTCATGGGCATCTTGTTTGACAACTATTTGGTTCATTGTATCCCCTTTACGTTCATTTATATCTCTAAGTTCTCCCTTAGTATACTTTTTGATAGTTTCCGAACATCACAATCATGCACCGATATCCGTGTTTTCAGTCCTCTAACCGGTGAGCGATTATTTTATATCGGATTTCCAAAACAATAGACGTTTTCCGCGCTCGTGATTTCAACGTCGAGAACGTCCCCCGGTTCGATACCGTGTTCGCTAGCGTTCGTAATGACAACTTGTCGGTATGCTTCATCGTAACACTGCACTGAATCTCCAGTTCCCGGCTGAACGACAAGTACCTCATGACGTTCACCAACCATCTCGCCATACGCATCGCCCACGATCTCCATTTTCAGCTCAACCATCTCAGACGAGCGTTCTTTTTTGAGTGTTCCTCCGAGACCTTTCAGTTGAGCGGCATCAGTATCCGGTCGCTTTGAAAACCGCGTTACATTGATCTTTTCAGGGCGGACTTCTCGCATCAGTGCGAGGCTCTGCTCGTGATCAGTGTCCGTTTCGGTCGGGAAACCGACGATGAAATCCGTCGAAAGTGTCCAGTGATCGAGTGCGGCATCAAACGTTTCAACGACCTCGACGAACTCCCGAACCTGATGTTGACGGCGCATCTCACCAAGAACAGTGTTACTCCCGGACTGAACAGGAGCATGAATGAAGTTGTACAATTTCTCGTTTTCGGCAAATACTCGTGCGAGTTCCTCACGGATACCGTGTAATCCTTTCGGGTTTGCCATACCGACGCGGATGCGGAACGTTCCGTCAATCTCACAGATGCGTTCGAGGAGCGTGTGTAGTTTTCGTTCGCCCCCGTCCCAGCCGTAAACGCCAGTGTCTTGCCCCGTGATGCGAATCTCCTTTGCACCCGCGTGGACGAGTGCGCGAGCCTTCTCGACGTTCTCTTCGACGGACGGGCTGTCGATCTTCCCGGTTGCTTGCTTTGTGATGCAGTACGAACAGTCGCTCATGCAACCCCGGGCAATCGGAAGGATACCAATGACACCGTCGAGAACTGGCTCGGTATCCGGTGTCGTCGTCGGACACTCGCCGTTTAGAACGGCGTTCGGAACAGCATCCCAGTGGAGAATATCGGCATCGACGCCAGCTTCATTAAATGTTTCACCCTGTGCGAGCGCCATACAGCCAGTAACAATGAGATCTGCTGTCGCTTCTTCGAGCTCTTTGGCCCGTTTGAGCATGTTGCGCTCAGTTTTCTCCACGACGGTACAGGTGTTGAGAATTGCCACGTCGGCTTCCTCGGGGCCGTTCGCACGGTGATGGCCTCCATCGCGGAGCAGTTGCTCTATCTGACGGCTCTCGCCACGGTTGGCAGTGCAACCGTACGTCTCGATGTGATAGCGGGCCATCGCTTGTCCGCCAATCCGGCCTGTGGAGGGAAAAACACGACGCTTCGACCTTCACTGAGCGGGATGAACACTTAGAAAGCATGAAGTGACGTGGCCATCCATGATGCGATATGAGCCTCGAAATCACTCACTATTGCCCGTCCTGTGATGAGGAACACACGTTCTATCGCACGGCGAGTACGCTTGTCCATCTCGGTGAGAAAACGAAATGGAGCTGTACCGAGTGTGAGTACGGCTTCGTCAAAATCGACAGCATCGAATCGGACGCAGATATCACAGCCTAACTAGAACATCGTATCTGTTGTTGATTTCGACGCTGCTTCGATTCTCGAATAGCTCTGTTCTCCGTTATACTCGATTTCACCTACGAGCGAGAACTACTCACGACTTAGGTGCGCCAATAGGCTGGTGTAAGGAGCACGAGCACCGGCAGGATTTCGAGTCGTCCGACCCACATCAGAAACACCATAAACAGCTTCGAGGTTGCCGGAAATGGGAGGTAACTATTCATCGGACCGACTTCGCCAAAGCCTGGCCCGACGTTACCAAGCGTAGCAGCGACGGCACTCATCGCTTCGAATGCGGTCACTTGATGGCCGACCCGCCACGCGTCCGCAATCACGAAAATGATAGCAACAAAGAAGAATACGAGATACAGCAGGGTAAATCCATAGATTCCTCGAATGGCCCGTTCATCGAGCGCTCGTCCACCTAGTCGGACCGGTGAGACCGCCTCTGGGTGTACAGTAGTGAACAGCTCTCGCCGGATGGATTTGATGATCACTACCCAACGGACAATTTTGACCGCGCCACCGGTTGAACCTGCAGATCCGCCGATGAACATCGCAAACAACAGTATGTACTTGGCGGGGTCACTCCAGGTGTTGAAATCCATGTTAGCATAGCCCGTTGTCGTGACGATAGAAACGATCTGAAATGTCGCATGGCGTGCTGAATCTTCGATTTCACCGACGATCGGCGGAACGTTCGTCGTGGTTGTTTCAATACCTGTGCCAACGAAGAGGAGTCCAGTAACAACAGCAGTGAGAGCGGCAAGAACGCCGACGTACGCCCGGAATTCAGTATCACGGGTTAGCCGCTCTGGCTCGCCGTTGAAAACGTGCCAGAACAGTGCGAAGTTCGTCCCTGCAGCGACCATGAAGGGAATGATTGCCCACTGAACCGCAGCTGAGAACGCCTCGATAGAGCGAGCCTCGGGTGAAAATCCACCCGTCGGCATCGTCGTAAGTGGATGAGCAACAGCATTGTACAGGCCCATGTTCGGAGCCAACCCAGCGAGGTGGAGTCCGTACAGAAGCGCCATTTCGGCGACGGTGAATCCGAGATACGCCAGCCAGAGTACGCGCGCAGTCTCGGCGATACGGGGGGTAAGCTTCTGAATGCCAGGTCCCGGAGCTTCGGCGTCCATCAGCTGTGCCCCTCCAACTGAAAGCTCCGGAAGAATGGCGACCGCAAGAACGATGATTCCCATTCCTCCGAGCCATTGGGTGAGCTGACGCCAGAGCATGATGGCGTGCGAATGGTCCGCGAGCGAGATACTGCCCATCACTGTTGCACCCGTGGTAGTGAAGCCACTCATCGACTCGAACAGCGCATTTTCGGGCTGTGCGAGTGTCGACTCGGTGCCGACGACTCCCGCAATCAGATACGGAACCATTCCGACGAGGGCAACGACTAACCATGTCAGCCCAACCATCAGGAACCCTTCACGCGCGCCTAAGTCGGGGTCGGGATCAATTCGCTCGAGAGCCACCCCTACCACGATGGTGAACAGAAAGGACACCGCAAATGTCGGTACATCCTCACCGTAGTAGAATCCAACTGCGAGCGGAATGAGAAACGTTCCGGAGAGGTATTTGATGACAGTTCCGACGAGACCGACGCTCGCCCGCCAATCAACGCGCAACCGCCAACTCATACAGCTTTTGCCACCGCATCAACGACCGCTGTCTCGGCGAACAGTACAACGTGGTCTCCGACTTCGATGACGGTGTCACCACGCGGTGTGATGAGCGTACCGTCACGGGTAATAGCCCCAACGGTCACACGTGCTGGCAGGTCGGCTGCGGATTCTCGGATCGGCTGCCCTGTGAGAACACTGTCGGCATCGACTTCGATTTCGAGCACCTCTGCTCGGTCGTGTTCGATGAGTGCGACGTTTTCTGTGTCGCTGTCACGCGTAAATCGAATGATCTCTTCAGCTGTTGCATCGCGTGGATTCACCGCTGCACCAACTCCCACCGCCTCGAAGAGGTCAGTGTACGCAGCGGTTTCGACGAGCGAAATCGTTCGATCGACGCCGATTCGGGATGCGAGTAACGAGGAGAACAAGTTCTTCTCATCCGATTCGAGCGCGGCAATCGCTACGTCTGCGTCGCCGACGTGTTCGCGGTTGAGAAACTCTCGATCCGTAGCATCGCTTTTCATCACGGTCGTTCCGGCGAGCATCTCGGCGAGTTCACGGGCGCGGTCGGGGTCGTGCTCGATCAATCGTGGACGGAGACCGCGATCTTCGAGTAACTGTGCGATCTGGACTGCTGCCTCACTTCCGCCAACGATGACAACGTCCCGATTCGCGCTGTCGTTGTCGCGCGCGAGATCACCAGCGAAAGCATGCGTGCTCTCGGGACTCCCGATCACGATCAGGTCGTCGTCGGCTTCGATGACCGTCTCCCCTTCGGGAATGATGACATCTCCATCACGGAATATGGCTGCGAACGTCAACTCTACGAAACAATCGA
The nucleotide sequence above comes from Halocatena marina. Encoded proteins:
- the trpD gene encoding anthranilate phosphoribosyltransferase, yielding MNTYIERVAEGEDLTQEESRAAASAVFEDATEAQIGALLTALRAKGETEREIAGFAEGMRDAARTISPSRTPLVDTCGTGGDDYDTINVSTTSAIVASGAGVPVAKHGNYSVSSSSGSADVLEELNVQIDAEPAAVERGIEAHGIGFMLAPVFHPAMKAVIGPRRELGIRTIFNVLGPLTNPAGASAQVVGVYNRELVGIIARALARMDIERALVVHGSGLDEIAIHGPTRVAEITDDAIEEYTITPEDLDLKQASIEAVAGGTPSENAEALSGIVSGELTGPKRDIVLANAGAAIYVAGEADSIESGAERARETIESGAARATLDELQSIAVAK
- a CDS encoding phosphoribosylanthranilate isomerase encodes the protein MNNLRRTGQKQTDQTSQTRIKICGITTQNDRDIAVAAGADAVGFISGVTVETPREVTPETAATLVATTPPFVSTVLVTMPERVHDVVERIEHVRPDIVQVHGLSPDAVECLSSMTTTAVIPAVTAADTACYEQVADALLVDSLDENGAGGTGSTHDWERTRDKIEKIDTPVVLAGGLTPENVSRAIEIVDPYGVDVASGVEQRGGKKDADAVRSFVEQARRAV
- the trpE gene encoding anthranilate synthase component I is translated as MDLSRSEFVSLSEDDRPAVIRTTAALDSDVEPLAAYAALTEHDDAYGFLLESGEKVASSDPDGAFTSATENTDRHARYSFVGYDPAAVITVIGDEVDIELLDDRYEGILNTTVEGDVLETLSSVLPDATLQGFPDRSRRQLDGGLVGVLGYDAVYDLFLEERGYDRPDTRVPDAQFVLSDTTLVFDHVEDTLELVFTPVIRPDEDARAVYADLVSETERVRALLAEHGEIETGGFSKEGSVAGDKAEYETAVRRAKEHVLDGDIYQGVISRTRELYGEIDPLGLYSALREINPSPYMYVLGYDDLTIVGASPETLVSVQNDEVMMYPLAGTCNRGSSPVEDRRLAGEMLADEKECAEHTMLVDLARNDVRRVSEPGSVTVEEFMNVFKYSHVQHIESTVTGMLASDCNAFDATRAAFPAGTLTGAPKIRAMEIIASLETSPRGVYGGGVGYYSWTGDADVAIVIRTATIEHGVCDVAAGFDDRDRVTVQAGAGIVADSDPTAEYEETEQKMNGVLAALSEIETNEPENVNPPEAGR
- the trpG gene encoding anthranilate synthase component II, whose translation is MTETRVCFIDNFDSFTYNLVEYVSQHADTEVLRNTASLDDVRTVDPDAIVISPGPGHPKNDRDIGITLDVLTELSTTVPTLGICLGLEAAVYAYGGAIEHAPKPVHGKAFPIEHDSSGVFDGLENPLRGGRYHSLVATDIPACFEISATTQSDGVDLVMAVRHREYPIKCVQFHPESVLTSSGHALVRNFLQTV
- a CDS encoding HIT domain-containing protein, which produces MDQVFAPWRIEWVERGDANDDSDGCVFCSLPEQANDRENWIVARSEHAYVLLNNYPYNPGHAMVIPYSHTGEYGDLSDQVLLDHARLKQRTFEALDRALDPNGFNAGLNLGRAAGGSIGDHLHTHVVPRWDGDTNFMPVIGDTKVIVDAIENTYDRLHEAFSAQERTYIADSGAVKVEAQNE
- a CDS encoding cation diffusion facilitator family transporter; this encodes MDRDTALRHVGLLVLGINAVLALAKGGVYVTTGSIAVGSEAVNSLADAVYSLVVVAGLYVTTQPPDTTHPHGHERIEPFVALFVALGIFAAGITVLWNAVQSILTGTVAVAGLPAIGVLAGAALVKYLLYRYCLQMSETYHSPAIKAAALDNRIDVFTAGAALVGVVGADLGVLVLDPIAGAIVSVGILYTGVEIVIDNFGYLVGVAPPDGLREEILDRALAHPEVNGVHDVVPHYVGPEVDVSLHLEIEGNRTLIEAHDIETTVVESIRNIPEIDDVFVHLDPKELGEWKENESGRIGAEENDDNE
- a CDS encoding transcription initiation factor IIB family protein; protein product: MELSLPSQQTCPHCDSNVEADPKRGETVCTECGTIVTEGTVDHGPEWTAYTASEREDCSRVGRPTTASLHDRGLSTVISQEDRDAHGRRLSSRKRQQMRRLRTWDERYRTRDSKERNLRQAFGEINRMSSALGLPKPVRETASVIYRRALAENLLIGRSIEGIATSAVYAAARREGIPRTLDEVTTVARVERQRIARAYRVISTELGLAIEPSDPTAYLPRFASELDCSEDVHREAHDILETVSGTTYTSGKHPAGLAAAALYASACLTGEQLTQHEISNVADITRMTIRTHYRELIDQYGTDDRG